TAGTTGCGGCGGCGTGTGATCTTTGGTCCAATGAGACTATAACCGTTGATGATACGTTCGGCGGCAAGACACCTGCTATAATATTCGAAATGCTAAGCTACGACACAGCTCTGATGAACGAGTCGATAAACTCGAAAAACAGCAAAACTCTCCAGCAATTGTTCATTAATTCAGACAAGTACCGAGACCCGCAGGCCTTAATTCTCTCACCCGACAACGCATTCAGAATAGCGAAATCTATCGTTTCGGTCGGTTCAGATTACGAAAGGACTGTTTCTGCTGCGATTGAGACTATCCGTATAATTGAAGAGAATCTGGACAAATTGAGACTACCTGAGGTAGAGAAGAAATACCTCATAACACTGAAGAACTTCTTTGATGCGGTTCCGGAAGAGGATAAGCTGATTAGGGAATCCATTAGGAAATACAGCGGAAAAGTATCCGAATTTAATCCATCCAACTATGAGCTCTGAGATTCATCTTAATTTTTTGAATGGTTTTGCCAAAGAGGCTGGGCCTTTTACCTTTCTACCGGCGACGAGTAGAAGGATTATCGTGAATAAGTAGGGCAGCATTAAGGCGAACTGGTATGACAAGAACGGCACGTTAAACGCCTGAATCCTCAGCTGGAATGCATCAACGAAGCTGAAAAGGAAAGTACCACCGAGTAGCAGCAACGGGTTCCATCTCGAAAGTATGACTAACGCTATAGCTATGTAGCCCCTTCCCTGTGTCATATTGTCCAAGAACATATTATAGTAGCCTATAGAAAGGAGCGAACCGGCTAGTCCGGCGACGCATCCTTCTAGAACTAGTAGTACATAACGCGTCAAGTTTACGTTGATGCCTAGATAGTCAGCTGTTTGTGGATCCTCGCCTATAGCCCTAATCTTCAGACCGTTTTTTGTTCTAAATAACAACCACCAGCTCAAGAGTACCAGCGTAAAAGCCGCGTAGGTATGCGGAAGGTGGTTAAACAAGATTTTGCCGACTATCGGTATCTGAGAAAGTACGGGTATGTCGATGGGGTGGAGCGTCATTTCGATATGCGGCGGTATAGGGCTAACGTACCAACCGAAGCTCGCCCTGTACAGGTAAGAGGTTATACCTATAGTTAGCAAGTTAAGCGCTAATCCCGTGACCATCTGATCCAATGCCAGCGTTATCGTCAAGAAAGCGAATAATAGGCACAGGACCGCTCCGGCAATGCTTGCGACCAGCGTTGCATAGCTCAGATTTCCCGTGTAAAAAGCAACCATGAATGCCACGA
Above is a genomic segment from Aigarchaeota archaeon containing:
- a CDS encoding ABC transporter permease, which codes for MITTEVALGLIYSSITLLTPILLAGLAELLVERSGILNLSLEGTMLMGAFVAFMVAFYTGNLSYATLVASIAGAVLCLLFAFLTITLALDQMVTGLALNLLTIGITSYLYRASFGWYVSPIPPHIEMTLHPIDIPVLSQIPIVGKILFNHLPHTYAAFTLVLLSWWLLFRTKNGLKIRAIGEDPQTADYLGINVNLTRYVLLVLEGCVAGLAGSLLSIGYYNMFLDNMTQGRGYIAIALVILSRWNPLLLLGGTFLFSFVDAFQLRIQAFNVPFLSYQFALMLPYLFTIILLLVAGRKVKGPASLAKPFKKLR